A single Chanos chanos chromosome 8, fChaCha1.1, whole genome shotgun sequence DNA region contains:
- the stk24b gene encoding serine/threonine-protein kinase 24 — protein sequence MAHSPVQGSLPGMQNFKANPEELFTKLERIGKGSFGEVFKGIDNRTQKVVAIKIIDLEEAEDEIEDIQQEITVLSQCDSPFVTKYYGSYLKDTKLWIIMEYLGGGSALDLMEPGALEETQIATILREILKGLEYLHSEKKIHRDIKAANVLLSEQGEVKLADFGVAGQLTDTQIKRNTFVGTPFWMAPEVIKQSAYDSKADIWSLGITAIELAKGEPPHSDLHPMKVLFLIPKNNPPTLEGNYSKPLKEFVEACLNKEPSFRPTAKELLKHKLIVRHAKKTSYLTELIDRYKRWKSEQSREESSSDESDTEPDGQASGGNDFGTDDWIFTIREKDPKKLQNGASQVGDLSLFQMEDVPKRPSSQSLSAIISPVLSELKENRGVESSVKPEVLDELGEAVFLAEETYPGITDAMVTQLIQRLQRFSRARTSSSSHQ from the exons ATGGCTCATTCTCCGGTTCAGGGTAGTCTACCGGGGATGCAG AATTTCAAAGCCAACCCTGAAGAGCTGTTCACCAAGTTGGAGAGGATCGGAAAGGGCTCTTTCGGGGAGGTGTTCAAAGGCATCGACAACCGTACGCAGAAAGTGGTAGCCATCAAAATCATCGACCTGGAGGAGGCGGAGGACGAGATCGAAGATATTCAGCAGGAGATCACGGTCTTAAGCCAGTGCGACAGCCCTTTCGTCACCAAGTACTACGGCTCTTACCTGAAA GACACAAAGCTATGGATTATTATGGAGTATTTAGGCGGGGGATCTGCACTCGATTTG atggagCCTGGCGCTTTGGAGGAGACGCAAATCGCGACCATCCTCAGAGAGATCCTCAAAGGCCTGGAGTACCTCCACTCAGAGAAGAAAATCCACAGAGACATCAAAG CGGCCAACGTGTTGCTGTCAGAGCAGGGCGAGGTGAAGCTGGCGGACTTTGGCGTGGCTGGCCAGCTGACGGACACGCAGATCAAGAGAAATACGTTCGTGGGCACGCCCTTCTGGATGGCTCCTGAGGTCATCAAACAGTCAGCCTACGACTCAAAG gcTGACATCTGGTCACTGGGGATTACGGCCATCGAGCTGGCCAAAGGAGAACCGCCCCACTCGGACCTGCACCCAATGAAGGTGCTTTTCCTCATCCCAAAGAACAACCCCCCCACGCTGGAGGGCAACTATAGCAAACCTCTCAAGGAGTTCGTAGAGGCTTGTCTCAACAAAGAGCCCAGCTTT AGACCAACTGCCAAAGAGCTGCTAAAGCACAAACTCATTGTGCGTCACGCCAAGAAGACGTCGTACCTGACGGAGCTCATCGACAGATACAAGCGCTGGAAGTCCGAGCAATCCAGAGAGGAGTCGAGTTCGGACGAGTCCGACAC agaGCCAGATGGTCAGGCATCAGGTGGGAATGACTTTGGGACTGATGACTGGATCTTCACgatcagagagaaagatccCAAAAAGCTACAGAATGGAGCCAGTCAGGTAGGAGA tctctctctttttcagatgGAAGACGTTCCAAAGAGGCCATCGTCTCAGAGTTTGTCCGCGATCATTTCTCCCGTGTTATCTGAG CTGAAGGAGAACCGAGGGGTGGAGTCCAGCGTGAAGCCGGAGGTGTTGGATGAACTGGGTGAGGCTGTTTTCCTGGCGGAGGAAACGTACCCGGGCATCACGGATGCCATGGTTACCCAGCTCATACAAAGACTCCAGAG GTTCTCTAGGGCTAGAACATCATCCTCCTCTCACCAATGA